The Sorangiineae bacterium MSr11954 DNA segment AATCGCCGTGGCGCCCAAAATGTAGACGGCGGGCGAAGCAGACGGCTTCGCCCCATCCACGGACGCAGGTGACGACGTTTTCGCGTCGGCCCCGCGAGACGCCGCGGTGGCATCCGCGCTACGCGCCCGCGCCGCGGATGATTCGACAGGCGGCGGTGACCCCACCGGCGACGGCGACCCCACAGGCAACGGTGACCCCACCGGCGACGGCGATCCGACAGGCGGCGGTGACGCAGCAGGCGCCTCGACCGGCGACGTCGCGCGCGGCGCGGGCGCCGCCAGCTGCGCATCGACCTCGGCCCGCCATCGTTCGCAATCGAGCGCAAAGGCGGTCGAGCAAATCGCACGGCACACGAGGAGCTGCGCGCGCGCCTCGGTCAGCCGATCGTGACGCCGCAGCTCCTGCGCCTGTTCGTAGGCGGCCGCGCAGCGAACTTTCACGTCGTCCGCCGCCGCGGGCGGCGCCACCAAGACGCCTATCGTCAGCGCCGCGATGCGCGGGCCGCGGGAGGCAAGCTTGGTCCAACGCGTCGTGGTCATGGCTCCTCGCTGTTCCAACGTTCACTCCTGAACCACCGTCACATTGTCGATGCGGAGATCATTGGTCGATCCCGTAGCGTCCCCACCGCCCAAATAGAGGACAATCGCCGCGAAGGAATCCGGAGCCACCGGCATCGGATTCATAACCGCCGGATCACGGTCGATCGAATGCGCGACGCTGCCGGCCGGCCCAAATTGAATTTCGGTTTTCATATGAACGAATCGATTCATGGGGAGCGGAGGGAGCGCAGGCGACGCACATGGCCGTCCGGAAGGGCAGACGTAGAGCGTCGTGCGGCTCGCCTTTGGCTCGCACGTCAATGAAACCGACTGCGTAGGCCCCGACGTTTCGAGCGACCAGAGCGCATGCACCCCCTGCCCCGCGGCCGCCAAAAGCACGTCCAGCTCGATCCGTATGCGCGATTTGACCGCCAATGTCTTCTCGAGCCTGCAAGGGCGGTCATCCGGTCCGCACACCACCCGGAGCGCATTCGGCGGCGAAACGTTCTTGGCCGGATCCAGCGACAGCGTCGCACCCGCCCCGGGCGTTCCACTCCACATGGCCCCCAACGGCCCTTCGTCGAAGTCGTCACAAAACGTATACGTACCCTGCGCACACCACCGCCCCGACCCGTCGGGCACGTCCCCACCCGAATCCCTCGACCCCGGGTTCACGCCCCCCGCGTCGGAGGCACCGGAGGGCGAATCCCCCGACGCATCGAACGACGGATCCAAAGGCGCACCGCCCGTGAGCCCCGAAACGGAGCACGCGGCGACGCCCACGACGAGCGCCGATACGCCCAGCCCCCAACGCCTCGTTTCGCGAGCCCCGCCCGTCGCCCCCACGAAGGGCGAGCATACCTCTACTTCGTGCCCGTCTCCTCCAGATCCTCCATGGTCAGCGCGTGTGAAGGCGACGACCAGCGCGCAATGGCCTCCACCAAGGCAGCCGGTTCGACGGGCTTCGGGACGTGCATATGGTACCCCGCCTCGAGCGCCTTTCGCTTGTCCTCATGACGCGCGTACGCCGTGAGCGCCAGAGCCGGAATGGGCGGAGTTTTGCGCTCCGCCTCCAGCGCGCGCAGACGCCGGATCAACGTGTAGCCATCGTCGACGGGCATCCCGATGTCGCAGAGGATGACGTCGGGGCGGAGCTCGTCGAGCATGTTCATGGCGTCGCACACGGTCCGCGCGCCGCGTGGCTCGGCGCCGTTCTCGCGAAGGACCTCCATCACCAGGTCGCGCGCGTCCTCTTCGTCGTCGACCACCATGATGCGCATCCCACTGAGGCGCCGCATGCTGGCCGCGGTGGCGTGCGTACCCGAGTCGCGATCGGCAAATCGCGCGGTGGACATCAAGGTGCGCACCGGGAGGTGCACGGCGAAGGTCGCGCCCATGCCGATCCCGGAGCTGTCGGCCTCCACCGTGCCGCCGTGGAGCTCCACGATGTGCCGCACGATGGCCAGGCCGAGACCGAGGCCGCCTTGGGAGCGGGTGGTGGTGCCATCGGCTTGACGGAAGCGCTCGAACACATGGGGCAAGAACGCCGGGTTGATGCCCTCGCCCGTGTCGGTCACGCGAATCTCGACCCGCCCTCGGCTCACCGTGGCGAAGATGGCGACCTTGCCGCCCGAGGGCGTGAACTTCACGGCGTTCGACAACAGGTTCCACACGACCTGCTGCAGTCGATCGGAGTCGCCCACCACCCCGCCGAGCGCAGGCCCCAAGGTGCACACCACCTCGACCTGCTTCTTCTGCGCCGCCGGACGGATGGTGTCGATGGCGCCGTGGATGATGCCCACCATATCGACCGGCTTCAAATCGAGCCGGATCTTTCCCGCGATGATGCGCGACACATCGAGGATGTCCTCGATGAGCTGCGCCTGCGCCCGCGCGTTGCGCTCGATGACGCTGATGGCCTTGGCCACCCGCTCGGGCTTCACCTGGCCATCGCTCAGGAGCTTCACCCAGCCCAAGATGGCCTGCAGCGGCGTGCGCAGCTCGTGGGAGACGGTGGCCAGAAACTCGTCCTTCATCCGATTGAGGCGCTCGGCGTGCGTGCGCGCCGTCTCCTGCTCCATCTCGGATTGACGCCGCACCCGCGAGAGCTCCAGGTGCGTGCGCACCCGCGCCACCAGCTCGCGCGCCGAGAACGGCTTGAGCACGTAGTCGTCGGCGCCGGCGGCGAAGCCCTCCACCGTGGACTCTTGCCCCGCGCGCGCCGTGAGGAGGATGACCGGCGTCGTCTTGAGCCGCGCGTCCTCTCGGATAGCCCGGAGCAAGGCGAAGCCGTCCATCCGCGGCATCATCACGTCTGTCACGATCAAGTCGGGGCGGTGCTCGCGCGCTTTGTCGAGCGCCGCTTGGCCGTCGGCGACGGCGGTGACATCCCAGTGCTTGCCGAGCAGGCGCGTCATGTACGAGCGGATGTCGGCGTTGTCGTCGGCGAGGAGGATGCGCGCGCGGCTCGCGCTCGGGCCCACGCCCACGATGCTCGACGACGGCGGCGGCAAGGTGGAGTGGCGCTCCTCGGAGCCGGGAAGCCAGCGCAGCGCCTCCTCGACATAGGTGGCCACGCCGGCCGAGGCGCGCGCCGATGCTTGCTGACGGCTCACGCGGCTCTGCGGCAGGTGGAGCGAGCCGGTGGGGATGGTCACCGTGAACTGCGTGCCCGTGCCCAGCTGGCTCTCGACGGCGATGTCGCCGCCGTGAATTTTCACCAGATCCTTCACCAGCGCCAGGCCGATGCCCGTGCCCTCGTGCGTCCTCGAGCGCACGCCGCGCACCCGGTGGAAGCGCTCGAACACGCGCCCGATCTCGGCCTCGGGGATGCCGCTCCCGGTGTCGCGCACGCGAAGCTCGACACAGCCGCCCTGCTGCTGGAGCGAGACGCGGATCTCGCCCTCGAAGGTGAACTTCAGGGCGTTCGAGAGGAGATTCAGCACGATCTTCTCCCACATGTCGCGGTCCACGAACGCCGGCGCCGACAGCGGCGCGAGCTCCAAGGTGAGCCGGAGCCCCGCGCGTTCGATGGCCGAACGGAAGGCGCTCGCGAGATCGGCCGTGAAGGCCGGGAGATCGACCTCGTGGAAGATGGCGTCGACCCGGCCGGTCTCCACGCGCGAAAAGTCGAGGAGGGAGTCGGCCAGCTTGGCGAGCCGCTGGGCGTTGCGGCGCACGAGCGCGAGGCGGGCGCGGTGCTCGTGGGGGAGGGATTCGTCGTCGATGGCGTCTTCGATGGGGCCGAGGACGAGGGTGAGCGGGGTGCGGAACTCGTGGCTCACGGTGCCCACGAAGTCGGTCTTGGCGCGGTCGCGCGCGGCCATCGACGCAGTGCGGGCGCGCTGCTGCTCTTCCGCATAGAGGCGGCCGATGCGGCTGCCCAGCTGCGTGGCCGCCAGATCGAAGAACGCGTACAGCTCGTTCTCGAGCGAAGCCGCCGAGTCCAGATCGGAGAGGCCGATGACCAGGATGGCCCGAGGCATCACCCCGCGCGGCTCCTTGGCCGGCACGATGAGCCCCACGCGCGGCACCTCACCCACGGCGGAGCGCTCGCGCACGACCACGTGGCGATCCAAATCGCCGATCACCTCGGTGGCGCCGCAGAAGGCGCTCTGCCGTAGGACGATGGTTGCATCATGCACCCAACCTGGACCGCAGCGCGCCACCAAGCGGGTGTGCTCCCCCTCGCGGTCCACGAGATAGATGAATACACAGGACACATCGCGACCGTTCGCGACGAGCGCCTCGGCCGCGAGCGCGCATGCCCCCTCCGCGCTCTCGGCCGATTCGAGGCTCTCCATCAGTTCGCGCAAGTCGCCCAGGAACCGAAGCTGACGGCGCACCGGCGCGCGCTCTTCGATGTCGCTCGTTCGGTCCATGCTGGTGGCTACCAGCGACGCAGCCACCCCTCGAAACTCGCCCGAAGGCACCTTGTCCATCATCTCCCCCCGCGGACGATGAGGCGCACAGGTTTCCGGCCCGCGCGTCCGCATCTTCCTTCTTCCCTTTGACGCAGTCACAAGGGTAAGCGGCTTCAGCGCCGGCGTGAAGTGGCAGAAGCACTGTCCAGGCGGCGATTTTAGAGAATGCCGAGAACTTGCAGGTGAACCGCGGAGAAAGAAATCAAACTCAACGATTCTTTCGTATCGCCTCCGTCCAGATTGCGATGGTGCGGGGGTTCATCGTTCCATGAGGTGGGAGTCGCCCATCCTGAAAACCACGTCCTAGGTCGGTGAGATACTGCTCGCGCGACAGCAAGGTGCCACGGCACACGGGCCCGCGCTTGGGATCGCGACCCGACGAGGTGCTCTTTCGATGCGCCAGCTCGGCGCGGCCGCGGCGAAAGAGCTCCTCCATCACCCAGGCGGGGATCGTCGGCTCGTCCGGGTAAATGAAGCCGTAGAGCACCAGGTGCCCGAGCAGCACCGGCCAGCGCGAGCCGAATCGGCGAAGGAGGCGCTGCCAATCGATGCGATGCCCTTGCGCCATGATAAGGTGAGCGATGTCGGCTCCATCGAACCGCTCGCGCTCCATGACGAAGGACTTGGACCAAATGGTCTCCTCGATGGGGCAGAGTGCGACCTGTACGCCGAAGAGCGTCGTGCGTGTGGCGTACGTGAACCAATCGTCATCCACGGCGGTAAGGCCGTTTCCCGAGTTGAAAATGATGTCGACGAAATCCTCGCCGGCGTGCGCCTTGGCCAGCCAATGCGGAAACGGCAGCTCCGTCCAGCATCCCGACTTTCGCAGCACCGCGAGCACGGTCTCCAGATCGGACTCGCGCACGAACAGATCGAGATCCTTCGTCTCGCGAACGAGATGACAATACTGCATCAGCGCATACGACCCACCTGCCAAAAACGCCACGTTGGCGTGGGAGAGGCTCTCCAAACAACGCGCATAGAATGCCTCGCTCGGAATGGACGCCGACGCGTGCGGGGGCTCGCGCATTCGGCCGTTTTCGTAACGCGGTGTGCGTAGAAACGGTGAGCTCATGGGGTTCCGTGGGGGCCCTTTGCCCGGCGGTCCCTCTCGCAAACCACGCGCCAAGTTCGGGTCCGCTCGGCCAGGTTCTTGCTGCACCTCGGGCCTCGGAAGTCCCGTTCCCGCCCGTTCCCGCCAACCTCCCGCAAACGGAAGACACCATGAGCGAAGACAAACCTCGCGCGCGGGTGCGCATCGCCGCCGTCGGCGATCTGCACTGCCGCAAGACGTCGATGCACTCGATTTCACCGCTCCTCGAGTCCGTCAATGAACGGGCCGACGTCCTCGTGTTGTGTGGCGATCTCACCGATCACGGCACATCGGAAGAGGCGCATATCCTGGCGAAAGAGCTGGCGGGGGTGCGCATTCCAAAGGTCGGCGTACTGGGCAATCACGACTACGAGACGGGGCAGCCGGAAGAGGTCACCAAGATCCTCGAGCAGGCTGGAATCGAGATTCTGGACGGCGAGGCCGTGGAGATCTGCGGGGTCGGCTTCGCCGGCGCCAAAGGGTTCATTGGCGGGTTCGGCCGCGGAACCCTCGGCGCTTGGGGTGAGTCGGCCATCAAGCGCATCGTGCAAGAGGCCATCGACGAGGCGCTCAAGCTGGAGTCCGCGCTCAGCCGATTGCGCACCGAGCGCCGCGTGGCGATTCTCCACTACGCGCCGGTGCGCGATACCGTGGAGGGCGAGCCGGTCGAGATTTTCCCCTACCTCGGCTGCGGGCGCCTGGCCGAGCCGCTGAACCGCTACCCGGTGGACGCCCTCTTTCACGGCCACGCCCACCACGGCTGCCCCGAGGGTCGCACCAACACGGGGGTACCCGTCTACAACGTGGCGCTGCCGCTGCTGCGGACCTTGCCCGAGAGCCCGACATACCGGCTGCTCACCTTGGGTGCATAGCGTTTGGGTGAGAGGCGCAGCGCCCTCGCCCAGGGCAACCATTGCGCCTCAGTGTGGCGCTCCAGCTGCCTCTATTGAATGCCCACGAAGTTCTTCGGCGGCAGAGCACGCAAATAGGTGACGAGGCCCGCGAGCTGATCCTCGGAGGGATCCCAACGATGGCCCTGCTCCACATCGGGGATGGGGCCGCCGGAGATGCGCTGGCCGGTGGTGATCACCGTCTCCACCCGATTGTCCTCCACCGAGGCCAGCGCGGCCGGCGAGTGATCGATCCCATCTTGGCCGCCATGGCACTTGGTGCAGGCCGGCTTGGTGCCATCGGCGTTCAGGTAGCGCTTTTCGCCCGCGGCATAACGGTCGCGCCCATAGTCGACGACGTGGATGCTCGATTGGGCGCTCTGGCCCCCCGCCGTCGCCGTAAAGGACGTTTGGCCGACTTTCTTGACCGTGAGGATATACCACTTGCCATCATCGCCTTTGGGGTCCTTGAGCGCCGCGGGCTCGATGGTCGCGGCGCTGGGATCCGAAAGCGTGACCTTCAAATCTTTCCCCGCACCGTAAACGGCAATGGGGATGCGAAACGTGTGCGTCTGGTCGAAGCCCGAATAAACCGAGGTCGGTCTCACTTGAAGATCGGGCGTGGAGCCGCTGGTGTCCGGCCCCGGATCCGCGCCGCCATCGCCGCCCTGGCCGGGTCCTCCGCCCGAGGGCGAGGACGAGCTTCCGGAAGAACATGCGCACAAAACCATCGCCATGCCGAAGGCGAGGACGGGGTGTTTCATCGCGCTGGCCTTTTGCAACGCATGTGCCGTAAGCGTCACCTCGCTTGCTCGCACGAATTGCCTAGGAAATAAGCGCTTTCCGCGAGCTCGGACCGGGGTCGTCCCCTCGATTTCGGATCGCATTCCATCCGCCGATGGATGACGAACGCCCCACCCTCGCCAAGGCGCTTCTGCGAATGAACGACGCACACCTCACGTGAACGTTTCCAATGCGCCGGGCGCGCGCCCCCGTGCTGCGCGCCCGCGCGCGAATGTGCGACGCACGCGGTGAAATTGCTCAGACGATACGCGGCATCGCACATGTAAGACGATGCGAGTAATGTCTCGAATTCTGGGAGCGTGTGTTTTTGCGGGCGTGCTCTCACTTTCCGCCCCGGCGCTGCCGCGAATCGACGAGTCGCAGGCCGCGGAGGGGGTGCACGGAGCGCTGGCGAAGCGCTGCCCTTCGGAGATGACCCTGGTGGGCCAGACCTGCGTGGACCGGTACGAGGCCTCCTTGGTCGAAGTGCTCGAGGATGGGACCGAGGTCCCGTTCAGCCCCTACGAGATCCCGAAGAGGCATCGGGTGCGCGCCGTCTCGCGGGCGGGCGTGGTGCCGCAAGCGTATACCTCGATGTACGAGGCGCAGCGCGCTTGCGGCGCGTCCGGCAAACGACTCTGCCATGGGCGCGAGTGGAAGGCGGCGTGCCGCGGACCGGACAACACGCGCTACCCGTACGGCCCCTCGCGCGTGAAGGGCGCGTGCGTGGACACGCATCGGGTCTCGCCCATCATGAAGCTCTTTGGCGGAGGCCACTTCGGCAGCCAAATGAACGATCCGCGGCTGAACCAGCTGGAGGGCACGGTCGCCCCCACGGGGACCGCCACCGCCTGCACCAACCACTACGGCGTCCACGACATGGTCGGCAACCTCCACGAGTGGACCGACGACGGCATCTTCCGCGGCGGCTATTACCTCGACACCGAAATCAACGGCGAGGGCTGCGACTACGTCACGGCCGCCCACATCCCGGCCTACCACGACTACTCGACCGGCTTCCGCTGCTGCGCCGACGCCGACTCCCTCCCCATCGAGGAGGAAGAACCTCCGCCATCCTCGTCGGACAAATCCCAGAGCACTCCGCCCGACGCCCGCCTCGCCGCGCGCGATGCCGTCGAGACCCAAGACGATCACGCGCCCCCCACCTGGGACCTCGGCGCCTCCACCACCCGCGCCCTCGCGCCCCGCCCTCGCCGCAGCCGCCGCCGGCGCTGACGCAACTACCGATTCGGCGTTCGATTCGGCAGCTCGGGAAAATACGCGCGCGACGCCTCCACCATCTTTCGGCAGACGCCATCACCCGCCGCAACCTCCAAGCCCGTTTGGACGTGCATGCAGTGAAACCCACTATCCCACGGCTGCGCCACCAACAACCGCTCCGTCCCCAGCATGCCCCACGTGCTCAACGGACATGGAAACATCTCGGTGCAATTGGTGACCGGCAGCGGCTCCCGCTCCGCCGGCATCGCGCGCAGCAGACTCCGCCCCGCGAACCGCGCCCGGTGCGGCTCCATCCCCATCGCATCGAGCACGCCGTAGCCGTCCAGGATGGTGGGCAACAGATCGAGGTGCGTCACCATATCGTCCTCGCGCGCCCGCAATTGCGCTTCTTCCTCGGGCTCCAGCGCGCCGTTGCCGTACGCGATGAACCCCGGAACGTGGGTTTGCTCGTCGTACAGATTCTGCCCGTGGTGAATGGCGTGGTGCTCCCCGAACTCTTCACCGTGATCGCTCGTGAACACGATGATCCACGGCGAGTCGCCCTGCGCCTCCAAGAAGCGCGAGATGCATTTCGCAATACTCTCGTCCTGTTCGTAAATCGAATTGCGATACGCATTGTGCAAAGGCGACATATGCGACCAGGCCACCGTCCGCTCCCAAGGCACGAACGGCGTCTTCTGCGGATCGACGAAATAGGGCGCGTGGGTGCCGCCGAAGTGGAGCGTCACGAAATACGGCGCCTTCAAGGCCGAAAAATTTCGGACCACATGCTCCGCCAGCAAACGGTCGACGCCGCGGTCGATCATTTTGTCCTCGTCCCCCACCGCGTGGCCGAGCAACGTCTCCATGGTGACGAACGAATCGAGCGCCGAGCGCAGATCCTTCCGCTCGAACACTCGCTCGGACTGGGCCGACCAATAGATCACCGACGGCGCGACCGACCTCTCACCGGCGCGCGTCGCGCGGGCGAAGTCGAACCACGTGGGCGCCGCCAGGATCTCGCCCCGGGGCCCGAGCTGCGAGCGCCCCGTGAGCAAGGCCGAAACGGAGACCGCCGTGTAGCTGGCGACCGAGCGCATCCCGCGCAGCGGCACCCGCTTCGGCAAGAGCGACGCCACCCGCGGAGCGATTTTGCACGCCGGATCGTAGCCCGAACAATAGTCGTCGGCGCGCACGCTCTCCGTGAGCACGAAGAGCACATTGGGCAGCCTCGCCCGCCGCGACGCGAGCGGCACGACATGCACCTCCGCGCCGCCGGAGGCCTCGGGCGCGCGCGCCGGCTCCCAAGCCAACGTCGCGGCGTGCGCCAACCGCACCTCCAAGGTTCCATCGCGAAGCTCGCCGCCCGCGAGCAGCGCGAGCACCCCCGCCGCAAAGACCACGGCGCGCGCCCGCGTGCGATGCAGCACCGCGCCGCGCGCTGCGAACGTGAGCAGGCCGTACTCCAAGGCGCCCGCCACGGCGATGGTGAGCGCCGCCCCCGGCAGCATGGCGATGGCCACCGGCTTCACGTCGGACCACGCGAACAGCGCCGTCTCGATCACTTGCTCGTCGAGCGGCACGTGGTAGTGCCGATACACGACCACGTCGATCACCGTCAACGACGCGACGCCCCCCGCGAGCGCCGCACGTACAACAGGTCGCCAGAAAATATTCCCCACAACGAAACTCGAAAGCACACTCGCGATCGCCGTCAGCAAAAGACGCGGATCTTTTCGATAAGGAGACAGGCCCCGGAGCGCCAGATCGAGCAGCACCCACTGCACGGCGAATGCGAGCAGCGCAATGTGCAACCCAATGCGGGACGATATGTACCTACTTTTTTGCATGAGTGTGTAGATGGGCAATCATTCTATGCTATGCAGGCAATCCATGTTGCGACGCGCGCGATACCGCTGTCTCTTGGCCGCGCCCTTCGCCCTGTTTCTCACGACGTGTGCGCACCCGCATGGAATGACTGGAATAAATGGCGTGGGCGGGTCGCAGGAAATCGTCGGGAGGACGGCGTATGCGGCGGAAAAGACGACTTCGCCTGGCCTTGCTGGTTCCGCGCCAAACGGCGAAGTACGCGAAATCCGTGAGGTTCCTCGGGTCGAGGTCGCGTCGTCCGTTCAGAGCGCGCCGACGCCCACCGCCATCTGGACGGAGCGGCTCGATCCCATTCGAGTGTATTATGCAAATACGGAGGACGAGATCTCCATTCGACTCTATTCCGCGGATGGAAGCGTGGATCCGAACGCGCTGGCCTCGTTTCGCAGCATCGTCGCCGCCAAAGGGGCCGAGCCTGCGCCCATGCATCCACGATTGGTCCAGCTCGTAATGAAGGCAGCTTACCATTTCGGAGCCCATTCCGTCGTCGTGGTTTCCGCATACCGTCCCTCGCGCTCACGTTCCGCGGGCAAACATGCCACGGGAGAAGCAATCGATTTCAAGCTCAAAGGCGTGAGCTCGAAGAAAATTGCGTCCTATGTCCGCCATTTTCCACGCGCTGGTGTTGGAATTTACACGCACCCTGACACTCAATACGTTCACCTCGATGTGCGCGAGGAGAGCTTCCACTGGCTCGACGCGTCACCGCCCGGCAAACACGCGCACGAAAAAAAGCTGAACGATCCCACGCGCGAAGAGCGCGACCTCGCCTACACCCCCGAGAGCGATCTGCCGCTCGATTGATGGGCCGATTCTACCCCGGTACACGTACACGTTCCCGTACACGAGCGGCGCCGTTCCCGTCTCTCCGAGGAACTTCGGGAACGTGCACGGGATGAGAAGACGCCCTACGGCGACTTGCGCTTCACGGGCCGCTGCTTCTCCACCACGGGCTCGAGCGGCGGCGGTGTGGTCCGGCGCCTCAACCAGCCCACCTGGCGCGCGCGGTCGCCCGGAAAGAGGCGGTCGAGCATCGCAGGGGTGAGCGCCGACATGTCGACGCCCTTGGAGGTGCGTTTGACGAAGGCGTCGAGCTCGCGCCCCAGATCGGCCGCCGTGGCGTAGCGGCGATCGGGCTCGCGGTCGAGCGCGCGGATGACGATGTTCGCCAGCTCGTCGGGGTAGCCCCGCACCACCGTGCGCGGATCGGGGATGGGGGCGCTGCGGACGGCTTTGACCGTCGCGATATCGTTCTCGCGCCGGAATAGGCGGCGCATCGTGGTCATTTCCCAGAGCGTCGTGCCGAGCGTAAAGAGATCGCTGCGGCGGTCGATGGGCATCTGCAGGATCTGCTCGGGCGATAGGTACGGCAGCTTCCCTTTGACGATGCCCGCCTGGCTCTTCGACGAGCGCCCCACCGACTTGGCCAACCCGAAATCGAACAGCTTGATCTCGCCGGCGTACGTCAGGAAGATGTTGCTCGGGTTCACGTCGCGGTGGATGATCCCCAGCGAGCTGCCGGAGGAATCCGTCAGCTCGTGCGCGTAGTGCAGCCCCTCGGCCACGCGGGCGATGATCCACGCGCTCATGTCGAGGCGCATCGCCACCTTGAGGCCCGCGCACGTGTCCCACACGTCCATCAACGTGCGCCCCACCAGGAGCTCCATCGCGATGAAGTGGTAGTCGCCGGTGGTGCCGTAGCCCACGGTGCGAATCAGGTTGGGGTGCGAGAGGCGCGAGAGGATCTTGGCCTCGTCCAGGAACATCTTGATGCCCTGATCGTCCTGCGAGAGCTCATGCAGCGGCACCTTGATGGCCACCATGTGGTCCACACCGTT contains these protein-coding regions:
- a CDS encoding serine/threonine protein kinase, which translates into the protein MAKIASGGMANVYLGRARPRDSGEHPDKADNGVDHMVAIKVPLHELSQDDQGIKMFLDEAKILSRLSHPNLIRTVGYGTTGDYHFIAMELLVGRTLMDVWDTCAGLKVAMRLDMSAWIIARVAEGLHYAHELTDSSGSSLGIIHRDVNPSNIFLTYAGEIKLFDFGLAKSVGRSSKSQAGIVKGKLPYLSPEQILQMPIDRRSDLFTLGTTLWEMTTMRRLFRRENDIATVKAVRSAPIPDPRTVVRGYPDELANIVIRALDREPDRRYATAADLGRELDAFVKRTSKGVDMSALTPAMLDRLFPGDRARQVGWLRRRTTPPPLEPVVEKQRPVKRKSP
- a CDS encoding formylglycine-generating enzyme family protein, yielding MSRILGACVFAGVLSLSAPALPRIDESQAAEGVHGALAKRCPSEMTLVGQTCVDRYEASLVEVLEDGTEVPFSPYEIPKRHRVRAVSRAGVVPQAYTSMYEAQRACGASGKRLCHGREWKAACRGPDNTRYPYGPSRVKGACVDTHRVSPIMKLFGGGHFGSQMNDPRLNQLEGTVAPTGTATACTNHYGVHDMVGNLHEWTDDGIFRGGYYLDTEINGEGCDYVTAAHIPAYHDYSTGFRCCADADSLPIEEEEPPPSSSDKSQSTPPDARLAARDAVETQDDHAPPTWDLGASTTRALAPRPRRSRRRR
- a CDS encoding sulfatase-like hydrolase/transferase → MQKSRYISSRIGLHIALLAFAVQWVLLDLALRGLSPYRKDPRLLLTAIASVLSSFVVGNIFWRPVVRAALAGGVASLTVIDVVVYRHYHVPLDEQVIETALFAWSDVKPVAIAMLPGAALTIAVAGALEYGLLTFAARGAVLHRTRARAVVFAAGVLALLAGGELRDGTLEVRLAHAATLAWEPARAPEASGGAEVHVVPLASRRARLPNVLFVLTESVRADDYCSGYDPACKIAPRVASLLPKRVPLRGMRSVASYTAVSVSALLTGRSQLGPRGEILAAPTWFDFARATRAGERSVAPSVIYWSAQSERVFERKDLRSALDSFVTMETLLGHAVGDEDKMIDRGVDRLLAEHVVRNFSALKAPYFVTLHFGGTHAPYFVDPQKTPFVPWERTVAWSHMSPLHNAYRNSIYEQDESIAKCISRFLEAQGDSPWIIVFTSDHGEEFGEHHAIHHGQNLYDEQTHVPGFIAYGNGALEPEEEAQLRAREDDMVTHLDLLPTILDGYGVLDAMGMEPHRARFAGRSLLRAMPAEREPLPVTNCTEMFPCPLSTWGMLGTERLLVAQPWDSGFHCMHVQTGLEVAAGDGVCRKMVEASRAYFPELPNRTPNR
- a CDS encoding metallophosphoesterase; protein product: MSEDKPRARVRIAAVGDLHCRKTSMHSISPLLESVNERADVLVLCGDLTDHGTSEEAHILAKELAGVRIPKVGVLGNHDYETGQPEEVTKILEQAGIEILDGEAVEICGVGFAGAKGFIGGFGRGTLGAWGESAIKRIVQEAIDEALKLESALSRLRTERRVAILHYAPVRDTVEGEPVEIFPYLGCGRLAEPLNRYPVDALFHGHAHHGCPEGRTNTGVPVYNVALPLLRTLPESPTYRLLTLGA
- a CDS encoding ATP-binding protein yields the protein MMDKVPSGEFRGVAASLVATSMDRTSDIEERAPVRRQLRFLGDLRELMESLESAESAEGACALAAEALVANGRDVSCVFIYLVDREGEHTRLVARCGPGWVHDATIVLRQSAFCGATEVIGDLDRHVVVRERSAVGEVPRVGLIVPAKEPRGVMPRAILVIGLSDLDSAASLENELYAFFDLAATQLGSRIGRLYAEEQQRARTASMAARDRAKTDFVGTVSHEFRTPLTLVLGPIEDAIDDESLPHEHRARLALVRRNAQRLAKLADSLLDFSRVETGRVDAIFHEVDLPAFTADLASAFRSAIERAGLRLTLELAPLSAPAFVDRDMWEKIVLNLLSNALKFTFEGEIRVSLQQQGGCVELRVRDTGSGIPEAEIGRVFERFHRVRGVRSRTHEGTGIGLALVKDLVKIHGGDIAVESQLGTGTQFTVTIPTGSLHLPQSRVSRQQASARASAGVATYVEEALRWLPGSEERHSTLPPPSSSIVGVGPSASRARILLADDNADIRSYMTRLLGKHWDVTAVADGQAALDKAREHRPDLIVTDVMMPRMDGFALLRAIREDARLKTTPVILLTARAGQESTVEGFAAGADDYVLKPFSARELVARVRTHLELSRVRRQSEMEQETARTHAERLNRMKDEFLATVSHELRTPLQAILGWVKLLSDGQVKPERVAKAISVIERNARAQAQLIEDILDVSRIIAGKIRLDLKPVDMVGIIHGAIDTIRPAAQKKQVEVVCTLGPALGGVVGDSDRLQQVVWNLLSNAVKFTPSGGKVAIFATVSRGRVEIRVTDTGEGINPAFLPHVFERFRQADGTTTRSQGGLGLGLAIVRHIVELHGGTVEADSSGIGMGATFAVHLPVRTLMSTARFADRDSGTHATAASMRRLSGMRIMVVDDEEDARDLVMEVLRENGAEPRGARTVCDAMNMLDELRPDVILCDIGMPVDDGYTLIRRLRALEAERKTPPIPALALTAYARHEDKRKALEAGYHMHVPKPVEPAALVEAIARWSSPSHALTMEDLEETGTK
- a CDS encoding DUF882 domain-containing protein, with translation MTGINGVGGSQEIVGRTAYAAEKTTSPGLAGSAPNGEVREIREVPRVEVASSVQSAPTPTAIWTERLDPIRVYYANTEDEISIRLYSADGSVDPNALASFRSIVAAKGAEPAPMHPRLVQLVMKAAYHFGAHSVVVVSAYRPSRSRSAGKHATGEAIDFKLKGVSSKKIASYVRHFPRAGVGIYTHPDTQYVHLDVREESFHWLDASPPGKHAHEKKLNDPTREERDLAYTPESDLPLD
- a CDS encoding nucleotidyltransferase family protein, which codes for MSSPFLRTPRYENGRMREPPHASASIPSEAFYARCLESLSHANVAFLAGGSYALMQYCHLVRETKDLDLFVRESDLETVLAVLRKSGCWTELPFPHWLAKAHAGEDFVDIIFNSGNGLTAVDDDWFTYATRTTLFGVQVALCPIEETIWSKSFVMERERFDGADIAHLIMAQGHRIDWQRLLRRFGSRWPVLLGHLVLYGFIYPDEPTIPAWVMEELFRRGRAELAHRKSTSSGRDPKRGPVCRGTLLSREQYLTDLGRGFQDGRLPPHGTMNPRTIAIWTEAIRKNR